A region of Salvia splendens isolate huo1 chromosome 17, SspV2, whole genome shotgun sequence DNA encodes the following proteins:
- the LOC121775033 gene encoding dihydroflavonol 4-reductase-like — protein sequence MEKVLVTGGAGYLASFLVKNLLEEGYTVHATLRSLSDDAKVGLLKGLAHLQTRLHLFEADIYNPNDFEVVVQGCAFVFHLATPLQHYDNNTRYKNTSEAAVDGVKMMAESCMRSKTECRLTKATRPN from the exons ATGGAGAAGGTGCTCGTTACTGGCGGTGCAGGCTATTTAGCTTCTTTTCTTGTCAAAAATCTTTTGGAGGAGGGTTACACAGTTCATGCCACTCTTCGAAGTCTAa GTGATGATGCAAAGGTGGGATTGCTAAAAGGGCTAGCTCATTTACAAACAAGATTGCATCTATTTGAAGCTGATATATATAATCCCAACGATTTCGAAGTCGTTGTTCAAGGCTGCGCTTTTGTGTTCCACTTAGCCACGCCTTTGCAGCACTATGACAACAATACTCGG TACAAGAATACTAGTGAGGCAGCTGTGGATGGGGTGAAAATGATGGCTGAAAGCTGCATGAGAAGTAAAACG gaatgccgcttgaccaaggcaacaaggccaaactga
- the LOC121775076 gene encoding protein ENHANCED DISEASE RESISTANCE 4-like isoform X2, whose translation MSETAKVRLVRCPKCENLLPEVTDFSVYQCGGCGAVLRCKNKGVDLDTFSEKSTEEMVGSKVEKLSDRYEKMVNVSERRVMEMMSDGSESDVRSNVSSSSRAERRRARERAEIGRNGLGKEENWDVDGDVMRDRRFSEIQQVEMARDFEDPVLFRDNEAGLRRPGRVGERSDEMEGVWRAQRVDPGAGRRAKDGSFDHLSASSYDFDDPSRSRGNGVVDGLSNAEFVEDDRAELLRQLDELKYKLSLSGNLNDKGKEKAPLDRRMLSQDPYASENEAMMMQSSLKRPPFQNQYTEPPHLMRRQEMGENGFYPPRYGPSHVQGYGNPSRPHLRPSEAQGGFQMPPAHGYVSGPYVDDGVAYMDNMEPYPAEFSRHHPSCSCYHCRAKGPVSNPMMQAAYSGKYSNMLDDRGSFGARDHYNPRVHDQPPLRPRATQSHARWPSDVNSEVDGFTRRRPARAHLVGGGKHCSHLAGGAPLLTCNSCFEVLMLPKKAVSKNSSRKKLRCGACSSLIAFVVSGKKMVVSLDMEAKNGPPKADNARSVPSRPTTTNKRDVPSRRGDTNPSQTRTAFSSEDYDSSGYDFHSMDREVSRPGRDSKPIETRLRHSTSTYASDAEEEAQDFASAADIPREDKGPQPPTCSTLQDYFEQPYLDSNEFSDSHSNKHRVVKDSGEGNRSGRSERGLIDRSLPSKTGAKQILRKESTATEIDISSNEFSNTGSTFESSGASRGGRGAGSFFAGIMGSFKDPHRPEESASVTVNGHLIPDRLIKKAEKIAGPIQPGHYWYDYRAGFWGAIGGSCLGIIPPFIEEFNYPMPEHCADGNTQIYVNGRELNHKDLNLLVGRGLPREIDRSYIVEISGRVLDEDTGEELESLGKLAPTMERVKRGFGMKIPQAVA comes from the exons atgtcTGAAACTGCTAAAGTTCGTTTAGTTCGTTGCCCCAAATGTGAGAATTTACTGCCGGAGGTCACTGATTTCTCTGTTTATCAATGTGGCGGTTGTGGCGCTGTCCTAAGAT GCAAGAACAAAGGTGTTGACTTGGACACATTCTCGGAGAAGTCTACTGAGGAAATGGTTGGTAGTAAGGTAGAAAAGCTTTCTGATAGATATGAAAAAATGGTGAATGTTTCTGAGAGGAGAGTGATGGAGATGATGAGTGATGGCTCTGAGTCTGATGTGAGGTCCAACGTTAGCTCTTCGAGCCGGGCCGAGAGGAGGAGAGCTCGCGAGAGGGCTGAAATCGGTAGGAATGGTTTAGGTAAGGAGGAGAATTGGGATGTTGATGGTGATGTGATGAGAGATAGGAGGTTCAGTGAAATCCAGCAGGTGGAAATGGCTCGAGATTTTGAGGATCCTGTGTTGTTTCGTGACAATGAGGCCGGCTTGAGAAGGCCAGGCCGGGTTGGGGAGAGGAGTGACGAGATGGAGGGTGTTTGGAGGGCTCAACGAGTGGATCCGGGGGCTGGAAGGCGTGCGAAAGATGGCTCGTTTGATCATCTATCCGCATCTAGTTATGATTTTGATGATCCATCTAGGAGTAGGGGTAATGGTGTGGTGGATGGATTGAGCAATGCTGAATTTGTTGAAGATGATCGGGCCGAGCTTTTGAGGCAGTTAGACGAGCTTAAGTATAAGCTGAGTCTTTCGGGTAATCTCAACGACAAGGGGAAAGAGAAGGCTCCCCTCGATAGGAGGATGCTTTCTCAAGATCCATATGCGTCTGAGAATGAGGCGATGATGATGCAAAGCTCGTTGAAAAGGCCGCCTTTTCAGAATCAATACACCGAGCCACCTCATTTGATGCGTAGGCAGGAAATGGGGGAGAATGGTTTTTATCCTCCGAGATATGGTCCAAGTCATGTTCAAGGATATGGGAATCCATCGAGGCCTCATTTGCGCCCATCCGAAGCTCAAGGAGGGTTTCAGATGCCACCTGCGCATGGCTATGTGTCTGGACCTTACGTGGATGATGGTGTGGCGTATATGGATAACATGGAACCGTATCCTGCTGAATTCAGCCGGCACCATCCATCTTGCTCGTGCTACCATTGTCGTGCCAAGGGACCAGTTTCTAACCCAATGATGCAAGCTGCGTATAGTGGTAAATACTCCAATATGTTGGATGATCGTGGCTCGTTTGGTGCAAGAGATCACTACAACCCGAGAGTTCACGATCAGCCTCCACTGAGGCCTCGTGCCACTCAAAGTCATGCAAGATGGCCTAGTGATGTGAACTCTGAGGTGGATGGTTTCACACGTCGTCGCCCTGCTAGAGCCCATTTGGTTGGTGGGGGAAAACACTGCAGCCATTTAGCCGGTGGCGCTCCTTTATTGACCTGCAACAGTTGTTTCGAGGTCCTAATGCTTCCTAAGAAAGCCGTGAGCAAGAATAGCAGCAGGAAGAAGCTCAGATGTGGGGCGTGCTCTTCTctcattgctttcgtagtttcaGGCAAGAAAATGGTCGTCTCACTCGACATGGAGGCTAAGAACGGTCCTCCAAAAGCTGATAACGCGCGTTCTGTGCCTTCAAGACCAACAACTACCAACAAGCGTGATGTGCCTTCAAGACGAGGCGACACTAATCCGAGCCAAACTAGGACAGCCTTTTCATCTGAGGATTATGATAGCTCCGGATACGATTTCCACTCCATGGATAGAGAAGTGTCTCGTCCGGGGAGAGATAGCAAGCCTATCGAGACCAGGCTTCGTCATTCTACATCCACGTACGCTTCTGATGCCGAGGAAGAAGCACAAGACTTCGCCTCAGCTGCTGATATACCAAGAGAGGATAAGGGGCCTCAACCTCCTACATGCTCCACTCTTCAAGATTACTTTGAGCAGCCTTACTTAGACAGTAATGAATTCTCCGATTCCCATTCGAATAAGCATCGTGTGGTGAAGGATTCTGGCGAAGGAAACAGAAGTGGGCGCTCTGAACGCGGTCTAATTGACAGATCTTTACCGAGCAAGACGGGTGCTAAGCAGATTTTGAGGAAAGAGTCCACAGCTACTGAGATAGATATATCATCGAACGAGTTCTCCAACACAGGCTCTACCTTTGAATCGAGTGGAGCAAGCAGAGGCGGTAGAGGGGCTGGCTCATTCTTTGCTGGCATTATGGGGAGCTTTAAGGATCCACATAGACCCGAAGAATCTGCTAGTGTTACTGTCAACGGCCATCTAATACCAGACCGGTTGATCAAAAAAGCAGAAAAAATAGCTGGACCGATCCAACCCGGCCATTATTG GTACGATTATAGAGCTGGATTCTGGGGTGCTATTGGAGGGTCATGCCTTGGCATAATCCCT CCGTTTATAGAAGAGTTCAACTACCCTATGCCAGAGCATTGTGCAGATGGGAACACACAAATATATGTTAATGGAAGAGAGCTGAACCACAAAGATCTTAATCTGCTGGTAGGCAGAGGTCTCCCGAGGGAGATAGATAGATCCTACATTGTAGAGATATCCGGCAGAGTTCTAGACGAGGACACTGGCGAGGAGTTGGAAAGCCTCGGAAAACTTGCTCCAAC CATGGAGAGGGTGAAGCGCGGATTTGGCATGAAAATTCCACAGGCCGTTGCATGA
- the LOC121775076 gene encoding protein ENHANCED DISEASE RESISTANCE 4-like isoform X1, giving the protein MSETAKVRLVRCPKCENLLPEVTDFSVYQCGGCGAVLRCSKNKGVDLDTFSEKSTEEMVGSKVEKLSDRYEKMVNVSERRVMEMMSDGSESDVRSNVSSSSRAERRRARERAEIGRNGLGKEENWDVDGDVMRDRRFSEIQQVEMARDFEDPVLFRDNEAGLRRPGRVGERSDEMEGVWRAQRVDPGAGRRAKDGSFDHLSASSYDFDDPSRSRGNGVVDGLSNAEFVEDDRAELLRQLDELKYKLSLSGNLNDKGKEKAPLDRRMLSQDPYASENEAMMMQSSLKRPPFQNQYTEPPHLMRRQEMGENGFYPPRYGPSHVQGYGNPSRPHLRPSEAQGGFQMPPAHGYVSGPYVDDGVAYMDNMEPYPAEFSRHHPSCSCYHCRAKGPVSNPMMQAAYSGKYSNMLDDRGSFGARDHYNPRVHDQPPLRPRATQSHARWPSDVNSEVDGFTRRRPARAHLVGGGKHCSHLAGGAPLLTCNSCFEVLMLPKKAVSKNSSRKKLRCGACSSLIAFVVSGKKMVVSLDMEAKNGPPKADNARSVPSRPTTTNKRDVPSRRGDTNPSQTRTAFSSEDYDSSGYDFHSMDREVSRPGRDSKPIETRLRHSTSTYASDAEEEAQDFASAADIPREDKGPQPPTCSTLQDYFEQPYLDSNEFSDSHSNKHRVVKDSGEGNRSGRSERGLIDRSLPSKTGAKQILRKESTATEIDISSNEFSNTGSTFESSGASRGGRGAGSFFAGIMGSFKDPHRPEESASVTVNGHLIPDRLIKKAEKIAGPIQPGHYWYDYRAGFWGAIGGSCLGIIPPFIEEFNYPMPEHCADGNTQIYVNGRELNHKDLNLLVGRGLPREIDRSYIVEISGRVLDEDTGEELESLGKLAPTMERVKRGFGMKIPQAVA; this is encoded by the exons atgtcTGAAACTGCTAAAGTTCGTTTAGTTCGTTGCCCCAAATGTGAGAATTTACTGCCGGAGGTCACTGATTTCTCTGTTTATCAATGTGGCGGTTGTGGCGCTGTCCTAAGATGTA GCAAGAACAAAGGTGTTGACTTGGACACATTCTCGGAGAAGTCTACTGAGGAAATGGTTGGTAGTAAGGTAGAAAAGCTTTCTGATAGATATGAAAAAATGGTGAATGTTTCTGAGAGGAGAGTGATGGAGATGATGAGTGATGGCTCTGAGTCTGATGTGAGGTCCAACGTTAGCTCTTCGAGCCGGGCCGAGAGGAGGAGAGCTCGCGAGAGGGCTGAAATCGGTAGGAATGGTTTAGGTAAGGAGGAGAATTGGGATGTTGATGGTGATGTGATGAGAGATAGGAGGTTCAGTGAAATCCAGCAGGTGGAAATGGCTCGAGATTTTGAGGATCCTGTGTTGTTTCGTGACAATGAGGCCGGCTTGAGAAGGCCAGGCCGGGTTGGGGAGAGGAGTGACGAGATGGAGGGTGTTTGGAGGGCTCAACGAGTGGATCCGGGGGCTGGAAGGCGTGCGAAAGATGGCTCGTTTGATCATCTATCCGCATCTAGTTATGATTTTGATGATCCATCTAGGAGTAGGGGTAATGGTGTGGTGGATGGATTGAGCAATGCTGAATTTGTTGAAGATGATCGGGCCGAGCTTTTGAGGCAGTTAGACGAGCTTAAGTATAAGCTGAGTCTTTCGGGTAATCTCAACGACAAGGGGAAAGAGAAGGCTCCCCTCGATAGGAGGATGCTTTCTCAAGATCCATATGCGTCTGAGAATGAGGCGATGATGATGCAAAGCTCGTTGAAAAGGCCGCCTTTTCAGAATCAATACACCGAGCCACCTCATTTGATGCGTAGGCAGGAAATGGGGGAGAATGGTTTTTATCCTCCGAGATATGGTCCAAGTCATGTTCAAGGATATGGGAATCCATCGAGGCCTCATTTGCGCCCATCCGAAGCTCAAGGAGGGTTTCAGATGCCACCTGCGCATGGCTATGTGTCTGGACCTTACGTGGATGATGGTGTGGCGTATATGGATAACATGGAACCGTATCCTGCTGAATTCAGCCGGCACCATCCATCTTGCTCGTGCTACCATTGTCGTGCCAAGGGACCAGTTTCTAACCCAATGATGCAAGCTGCGTATAGTGGTAAATACTCCAATATGTTGGATGATCGTGGCTCGTTTGGTGCAAGAGATCACTACAACCCGAGAGTTCACGATCAGCCTCCACTGAGGCCTCGTGCCACTCAAAGTCATGCAAGATGGCCTAGTGATGTGAACTCTGAGGTGGATGGTTTCACACGTCGTCGCCCTGCTAGAGCCCATTTGGTTGGTGGGGGAAAACACTGCAGCCATTTAGCCGGTGGCGCTCCTTTATTGACCTGCAACAGTTGTTTCGAGGTCCTAATGCTTCCTAAGAAAGCCGTGAGCAAGAATAGCAGCAGGAAGAAGCTCAGATGTGGGGCGTGCTCTTCTctcattgctttcgtagtttcaGGCAAGAAAATGGTCGTCTCACTCGACATGGAGGCTAAGAACGGTCCTCCAAAAGCTGATAACGCGCGTTCTGTGCCTTCAAGACCAACAACTACCAACAAGCGTGATGTGCCTTCAAGACGAGGCGACACTAATCCGAGCCAAACTAGGACAGCCTTTTCATCTGAGGATTATGATAGCTCCGGATACGATTTCCACTCCATGGATAGAGAAGTGTCTCGTCCGGGGAGAGATAGCAAGCCTATCGAGACCAGGCTTCGTCATTCTACATCCACGTACGCTTCTGATGCCGAGGAAGAAGCACAAGACTTCGCCTCAGCTGCTGATATACCAAGAGAGGATAAGGGGCCTCAACCTCCTACATGCTCCACTCTTCAAGATTACTTTGAGCAGCCTTACTTAGACAGTAATGAATTCTCCGATTCCCATTCGAATAAGCATCGTGTGGTGAAGGATTCTGGCGAAGGAAACAGAAGTGGGCGCTCTGAACGCGGTCTAATTGACAGATCTTTACCGAGCAAGACGGGTGCTAAGCAGATTTTGAGGAAAGAGTCCACAGCTACTGAGATAGATATATCATCGAACGAGTTCTCCAACACAGGCTCTACCTTTGAATCGAGTGGAGCAAGCAGAGGCGGTAGAGGGGCTGGCTCATTCTTTGCTGGCATTATGGGGAGCTTTAAGGATCCACATAGACCCGAAGAATCTGCTAGTGTTACTGTCAACGGCCATCTAATACCAGACCGGTTGATCAAAAAAGCAGAAAAAATAGCTGGACCGATCCAACCCGGCCATTATTG GTACGATTATAGAGCTGGATTCTGGGGTGCTATTGGAGGGTCATGCCTTGGCATAATCCCT CCGTTTATAGAAGAGTTCAACTACCCTATGCCAGAGCATTGTGCAGATGGGAACACACAAATATATGTTAATGGAAGAGAGCTGAACCACAAAGATCTTAATCTGCTGGTAGGCAGAGGTCTCCCGAGGGAGATAGATAGATCCTACATTGTAGAGATATCCGGCAGAGTTCTAGACGAGGACACTGGCGAGGAGTTGGAAAGCCTCGGAAAACTTGCTCCAAC CATGGAGAGGGTGAAGCGCGGATTTGGCATGAAAATTCCACAGGCCGTTGCATGA
- the LOC121773554 gene encoding protein trichome birefringence-like 25: MKQFNTKNIFSSLLVKFAICSLLLAISYRLLSSSFVQFSLVVSDDEAAALAVTTPPPPFTDDLLLNLDYTPRNESCDLFNGDWIPEPDGPFYTNSSCRSIEAPQNCMTNGRPDSGYVYWRWKPKGCSLPRLDAKRFLEMMRDKSLAFIGDSIMRNHVQSLLCILSQVEEAVDIYHDEPYKNRRWSFPSFNFTVSVVWAPFLTKASIFENDNGISSGIIQLYVDEPNKIWTDQYRDFDYIVIGGGKWFLKYAIYYENNTILGCHGCHDSNITEVGFQNAYRKALNTTFKFISEAKHKLYILFRTITPDHFENGEWDSEGYCNRTEPFKVDEVEIRDIDEIMKSVELEEYQLASEALSKNRVGGLELLDTTMLSLLRPDGHPGVYRTFQPYEGKDKHAKIQNDCLHWCLPGPIDSWNDLMMEMLLRHQR, encoded by the exons ATGAAACAATTCAACACCAAAAACATATTCTCATCACTTTTGGTGAAATTTGCAATCTGTTCTCTGCTTCTTGCCATTTCTTATCGACTTCTTTCTTCAAGTTTTGTGCAGTTTTCTCTTGTCGTTTCAGATGATGAGGCTGCTGCATTAGCTGTAACCACTCCGCCGCCCCCATTCACCGATGACCTCTTGCTCAATCTTGACTACACTCCTCGCAATG AAAGCTGTGATTTGTTCAATGGTGATTGGATTCCAGAGCCAGATGGTCCATTCTACACCAACAGCAGTTGCAGATCAATAGAAGCTCCACAGAATTGTATGACGAATGGCCGGCCGGATTCGGGCTACGTTTACTGGAGATGGAAGCCCAAGGGCTGCAGCTTGCCTAGGCTTGATGCCAAGAGATTTCTTGAGATGATGAGGGATAAATCACTTGCATTCATTGGTGATTCAATCATGCGTAACCATGTTCAGTCATTACTCTGCATTCTATCACAG GTAGAAGAAGCCGTTGACATCTACCATGACGAGCCTTACAAGAACCGGAGATGGTCGTTTCCCTCGTTCAATTTCACTGTCTCTGTCGTCTGGGCTCCATTCCTAACGAAAGCTTCCATCTTCGAGAATGACAATGGCATTTCCTCTGGCATTATCCAGCTATATGTAGACGAACCCAACAAGATATGGACAGATCAGTACAGGGATTTCGACTACATAGTGATTGGAGGAGGTAAATGGTTTCTCAAGTATGCGATTTACTACGAGAACAACACTATTCTGGGTTGCCACGGCTGCCATGATAGCAACATAACAGAAGTAGGATTCCAAAATGCATACAGAAAGGCACTAAACACGACGTTCAAATTCATATCTGAGGCGAAGCACAAGCTGTATATACTCTTCAGGACTATAACTCCGGATCACTTTGAAAACGGGGAATGGGACTCCGAGGGTTACTGTAACAGGACAGAACCATTCAAAGTAGACGAAGTTGAGATCAGAGACATAGATGAGATTATGAAAAGTGTTGAACTCGAAGAGTATCAGTTGGCATCAGAGGCACTTTCAAAAAACAGGGTGGGTGGTTTGGAGCTGCTGGATACAACCATGCTTTCGCTCCTCAGACCAGATGGTCACCCGGGCGTGTACAGGACGTTCCAACCATATGAGGGGAAAGACAAGCATGCAAAGATTCAGAATGACTGTTTGCATTGGTGCTTACCTGGCCCTATAGATTCTTGGAATGATTTGATGATGGAAATGCTTCTTAGACATCAAAGATGA
- the LOC121775032 gene encoding hydroquinone glucosyltransferase-like has translation MDSTHPHIAIIPTPGMGHLIPLGEFAKKLHRLHGVTTTFILPTDGPLSSAQSSFFSSLPSAIDLLLLPPVSFADLPSDVKIETRISLSISRSLPDIRRSLSSLHSSHNLSALVVDLFGTDAFDAARDLQIPSYIFFPSTSMALSMFLNLPDLHNAVSGEYRDLPEKIKFPGCTPLHGSELFEPAQDRSNEAYKWAIHHMERYRLADGIVLNSFKELEPGPIEYLLRHEQGKPPVYPIGPLIKMGSKPESDAACPCATWLDDQPSGSVLYVSFGSGGTLSRDQIIELASGLEISEQRFLWVLRLPNNAISNATYFNVSNSGDPLAYLPEGFLERTKGRGLVVPFWAPQAQILAHGSTGAFLTHCGWNSVLESVTNGVPMIAWPLYAEQKMNAVIVQEDAKVALRARPGENGIVDRVQIAKLVKGLMEGEEGKGMRSRTRDLKDAAEKSLSEIGESTKFSLSEIGESTKFLNEFVAKLKSNASI, from the coding sequence ATGGATTCCACCCATCCCCACATCGCCATCATCCCAACTCCGGGCATGGGCCACCTCATCCCCTTAGGCGAATTCGCCAAGAAGCTCCACCGCCTCCACGGCGTCACCACCACCTTCATCCTCCCCACCGACGGCCCCCTCTCCTCCGCCCaatcctccttcttctcctccCTCCCCTCCGCCATcgacctcctcctcctcccccccGTCTCCTTCGCCGACCTCCCCTCCGACGTCAAGATCGAGACCCGCATCTCCCTCTCCATCTCCCGCTCCCTCCCCGACATCCGCCGCTCCCTCTCCTCCCTCCACTCCTCCCACAACCTCTCCGCCCTCGTCGTCGATCTCTTCGGCACCGACGCCTTCGACGCCGCCAGAGACCTCCAAATCCCCTCCTACATCTTCTTCCCCTCCACCTCCATGGCCCTCTCCATGTTCCTCAACCTCCCCGACCTCCACAATGCCGTCTCCGGCGAGTACCGCGACCTGCCGGAGAAGATCAAGTTCCCCGGCTGCACGCCGCTCCACGGCAGCGAGCTTTTCGAGCCGGCCCAGGACCGGAGCAACGAGGCCTACAAGTGGGCGATTCATCACATGGAGAGGTACCGGTTGGCCGATGGAATTGTGCTCAATAGCTTTAAAGAATTGGAGCCCGGCCCGATCGAGTACTTGCTCCGTCACGAGCAAGGCAAGCCCCCGGTCTACCCAATCGGGCCGCTGATCAAAATGGGCTCGAAGCCCGAGAGCGACGCTGCTTGCCCATGCGCGACGTGGCTCGACGACCAGCCGAGCGGCTCGGTGCTGTACGTATCGTTCGGGAGCGGCGGGACCCTCTCCCGTGACCAGATCATTGAATTGGCATCAGGCTTAGAGATAAGCGAACAGAGGTTTTTATGGGTGCTCAGGCTCCCTAATAATGCAATTTCCAATGCCACTTATTTTAATGTCTCTAATAGTGGGGACCCTCTGGCTTATTTGCCGGAGGGCTTCCTTGAGCGGACCAAGGGCCGGGGCCTGGTGGTCCCGTTCTGGGCCCCACAGGCCCAGATCCTGGCCCATGGATCGACGGGGGCTTTTCTGACGCACTGTGGGTGGAATTCCGTTCTGGAAAGCGTCACGAATGGCGTGCCGATGATTGCCTGGCCGTTGTACGCGGAGCAGAAGATGAATGCCGTGATAGTGCAGGAGGATGCGAAGGTGGCTCTGCGGGCGCGTCCCGGGGAGAACGGCATCGTTGATAGGGTTCAAATCGCGAAACTCGTCAAGGGTTTGATGGAGGGAGAAGAAGGGAAAGGAATGAGGAGCCGAACGAGGGATCTCAAGGATGCGGCTGAGAAATCACTTAGCGAAATTGGTGAGTCCACGAAATTCTCACTTAGCGAAATTGGTGAGTCCACGAAATTCTTGAATGAATTCGTCGCAAAATTGAAGAGTAATGCTTCCATATAG